A stretch of the Solanum dulcamara chromosome 6, daSolDulc1.2, whole genome shotgun sequence genome encodes the following:
- the LOC129892952 gene encoding probable protein phosphatase 2C 55 — translation MVAASLYIPKNNSKKPLGEDAHFLYESYQTIGVADGVGGWAKMGIDAGIYARKLMRNSLIATNNEPKGHVNPKRVLQEAYKNTSFEGSSTACIITLDKETNIVYAANVGASGFFLIRKGKVIYKSPIQQRGFGCPYQLGKCKDNPSVAHEMELIVEKDDILIVGTDGMLDNMNESEIEKIIRKGIDRKLKAEELVRKIGKAALYNSFNRFADTPYARAAKREGLSQTQKGGKINDITVIVAYIN, via the coding sequence ATGGTGGCTGCATCTCTATACATACccaaaaataactcaaagaAACCGTTAGGCGAAGATGCACACTTCCTCTATGAATCATACCAAACTATTGGTGTCGCTGATGGCGTTGGTGGTTGGGCTAAAATGGGAATAGACGCTGGAATTTACGCGAGAAAGCTCATGAGAAATTCACTTATCGCTACAAATAACGAACCAAAGGGTCACGTGAACCCTAAAAGGGTTCTTCAAGAAGCTTACAAAAATACAAGTTTTGAAGGATCGTCTACGGCTTGTATTATAACTTTAGACAAGGAAACAAATATTGTGTATGCTGCTAATGTTGGTGCTAGTGGATTTTTCCTAATCAGAAAGGGAAAAGTTATATACAAATCGCCGATACAACAAAGGGGATTTGGGTGTCCATATCAATTGGGAAAGTGCAAGGATAATCCTAGTGTTGCTCATGAGATGGAATTAATCGTCGAGaaagatgatattttgatcgtTGGGACGGATGGGATGCttgataatatgaatgaaagtGAGATTGAGAAAATTATTCGAAAAGGGATTGATCGGAAGTTAAAAGCAGAGGAGTTGGTTAGAAAAATTGGAAAGGCTGCATTGTATAACTCATTTAATAGATTTGCAGATACACCATATGCAAGAGCAGCTAAGAGGGAAGGCCTTAGTCAAACACAAAAAGGAGGAAAAATTAATGACATTACTGTTATTGTAGCTTATATCAATTAA
- the LOC129892953 gene encoding receptor-like protein EIX1, producing the protein MVVANNRISGSIPYSLCSSTSLSFLYVRNNNLSGQFPTSLKKCQGLEVLDLGRNALSGKIPEWVGTKLGYLGILSLRFNEFSGSIPPSICQLQTIQILDLSGNHLSGRIPKCFSNFTTMQLLQDGTSVSYDFDAYTPRVGTLYHGNAFIQWKNKESEYCNILWLVKTIDLSSNELVGDIPNDFSRMNALLSLNLSRNNLTGNIIEGIGLMKMLESLDLSGNHLSGKIPIGLANLTFLSVLDLSNNNLSGRIPSSTQLQGFDSSTYGGNIQLCGPPLPECPSFAPPKPHVGYESTPRQVEATIEDVPTGLATPLVLEYCRVRDNLLLTDYEMYGQTSTGSLFLTLFLAGGHRLWWEMKRPALDSIGGAEKVPRVYMGPQDPGPSR; encoded by the exons ATGGTCGTAGCCAATAACCGCATATCTGGAAGCATTCCGTACTCTTTGTGTTCTTCAACATCCTTGAGTTTTCTATACGTGCGTAACAACAATTTAAGTGGACAGTTTCCTACCTCTTTGAAGAAGTGCCAAGGTTTGGAAGTCTTAGACTTGGGAAGAAATGCATTGAGTGGAAAAATCCCAGAGTGGGTAGGGACTAAGTTAGGTTATTTGGGGATTCTGAGCCTTCGATTCAACGAATTCTCTGGGAGCATTCCTCCAAGTATATGTCAGCTTCAAACTATTCAGATACTGGACCTTTCTGGCAACCATTTATCAGGAAGAATTCCAAAATGCTTCAGCAATTTCACCACAATGCAACTTTTGCAAGATGGTACAAGTGTGAGCTATGACTTCGATGCTTACACCCCTCGTGTAGGTACGTTGTACCATGGCAATGCATTTATCCAATGGAAAAACAAGGAGTCAGAGTACTGTAACATTTTGTGGCTTGTGAAAACCATCGATCTTTCTAGCAACGAATTAGTCGGTGACATCCCTAATGATTTTAGCAGAATGAATGCATTGCTGTCATTGAACCTATCAAGAAACAATTTGACAGGAAATATCATTGAAGGAATTGGTTTAATGAAGATGTTGGAGTCTCTTGACTTGTCCGGGAATCATCTCTCAGGGAAGATCCCAATAGGGCTCGCTAACTTGACATTTCTTAGCGTGTTGGATTTGTCAAACAACAACTTGTCAGGGAGAATACCATCGAGCACTCAATTACAAGGCTTTGATTCCTCAACGTATGGTGGGAATATTCAGCTATGTGGCCCTCCTCTTCCAGAGTGTCCTTCATTTGCTCCTCCAAAACCTCATGTTGGTTATGAAa GTACACCCAGACAAGTagaagctactatagaagatgttccaACGGGGTtggcaactccacttgttctgGAGTACTgccgagtcaga GATAATCTCCTTCTAACGGACTACGAGATGTACGGTCAGACCTCTACGGGAAGCTTGTTTCTGACCCTCTTTCTTGCAGGTGGGCACAGGCTGTGGTGGGAGATGAAGAGACCAGCTCTAGACAGTATAGGGGGTGCGGAGAAGGTCCCTAGGGTATACATGGGACCTCAGGATCCAGGACCAAGCAGGTAG